The following coding sequences lie in one Micromonospora sp. R77 genomic window:
- a CDS encoding DUF2637 domain-containing protein: MAIMLLIGGAAGAASFTHVHDVAAAHGQPGWLAWANAIVLELMSIAAGLELRRKRCLGNPVAFPAAVLVVAVLLSLAAQVVEAEASVIGWIAAALPALGFLAMVKIALGRADSTSPKQTAPPSQTEPGPPPAVDASVPHTATAVPVTATAVPDRRTAVPVVADQTPAVPDRRDTEMTTDEDGPEVAALVPAARTAAHTLTTEGTPLSRKALAHQLRADGHQLSNATASALVRVLRAETTLPESDLSPQEAA; encoded by the coding sequence GTGGCGATCATGCTGTTGATCGGCGGCGCGGCTGGCGCGGCGTCGTTCACCCACGTGCACGATGTCGCCGCCGCGCACGGCCAGCCGGGCTGGCTGGCCTGGGCCAATGCGATCGTCCTCGAGCTGATGTCGATCGCCGCCGGTCTGGAGCTGCGCCGCAAGCGGTGCCTTGGTAACCCCGTCGCTTTTCCTGCAGCAGTGCTCGTGGTGGCGGTACTGCTGTCGCTGGCCGCCCAGGTGGTCGAGGCGGAGGCGTCGGTGATCGGCTGGATCGCCGCCGCCCTACCAGCCCTCGGATTTCTGGCGATGGTGAAGATTGCCCTCGGCCGCGCCGACTCCACCTCGCCCAAGCAGACCGCCCCGCCCAGTCAGACGGAGCCCGGACCGCCGCCCGCTGTCGACGCGTCAGTCCCGCATACCGCCACTGCGGTCCCCGTCACCGCCACTGCGGTCCCGGACCGCAGGACTGCGGTCCCCGTCGTTGCGGACCAAACCCCGGCGGTCCCGGACCGCCGGGACACCGAGATGACGACAGACGAGGACGGTCCGGAGGTCGCCGCGCTGGTCCCGGCCGCCCGGACCGCCGCCCACACCCTCACCACCGAAGGGACACCGCTGTCCCGCAAGGCCCTCGCCCACCAGCTACGCGCGGACGGGCACCAGCTGTCCAACGCCACCGCCTCCGCGCTCGTGCGCGTTCTCCGCGCCGAGACCACCCTGCCCGAATCGGATCTGTCACCGCAGGAGGCTGCGTGA
- a CDS encoding helix-turn-helix domain-containing protein, with the protein MARTTGTKAQRDHVRQTLADFGATPTAIAAELQRRFGLRPRDAFRQAHGWTQDSVAEKLNAKGNGSATFTGARISDYERWPFGGRRPTLAALNALAQVFGTEPSSLVDLDDLTAMPEADRVVLSGRSAAPMPAPSVASSAPPGAMAEPLRWDLGALQDETELVIAMAERTASFGAWAQASNVGPFTLDDVAATTRRIAVDYLTEPPVVVYARAGLLADRVFRLLQTGRQNPDQSRELYTWAGYLCTLLAWMAGDLGHPAAAESQARTAWMCAETVGDNTLRAWVLSTISKTHLWERRFEDAANAAVRGYGHAAEGSAAVMLACQEADAWAEIGAVEPARAALQRAEEARQHASRDPVGGLLACGTVRQHNYAGSVLLRIGEAANAIEHAEHALTEAAADPSVAYGTLAQIRIWAAAAHLKAGSIDGAVSVLSPVLALPPEQRLDPLVHRLRGVGRNIAGNPSLRASIEARSVQAAITEFCATGAARQLP; encoded by the coding sequence ATGGCAAGGACGACGGGCACCAAGGCGCAGCGTGATCACGTACGCCAGACACTGGCCGATTTCGGAGCGACACCCACAGCCATCGCCGCCGAGCTGCAGCGCCGCTTCGGGCTACGCCCCCGGGATGCCTTCCGCCAGGCCCATGGTTGGACCCAGGACTCGGTAGCCGAAAAATTGAACGCCAAAGGAAACGGTTCGGCGACGTTCACCGGGGCGCGGATCAGCGACTACGAGCGGTGGCCCTTCGGCGGTCGTCGGCCCACCTTGGCCGCCTTGAACGCACTGGCGCAGGTCTTCGGCACCGAACCGAGCAGTCTGGTCGACCTCGACGACCTGACCGCTATGCCGGAAGCAGACCGAGTGGTGCTGAGCGGCAGGAGCGCCGCCCCGATGCCTGCACCATCGGTCGCATCTTCAGCACCGCCTGGCGCGATGGCTGAGCCTCTGCGGTGGGACCTCGGCGCGCTGCAGGACGAGACGGAACTGGTGATAGCGATGGCAGAACGCACGGCGAGCTTCGGCGCATGGGCGCAAGCCTCCAACGTCGGGCCCTTCACCCTCGACGATGTCGCCGCCACCACCCGCAGGATCGCCGTCGACTACCTGACCGAGCCGCCCGTCGTCGTCTACGCGCGGGCCGGGCTCTTGGCCGACCGCGTATTCCGCCTTCTGCAGACTGGGCGTCAGAACCCTGATCAGTCTCGGGAGCTCTACACCTGGGCGGGCTACCTCTGCACGCTGCTTGCCTGGATGGCCGGCGATCTCGGACACCCAGCCGCGGCTGAATCCCAGGCACGCACCGCCTGGATGTGCGCCGAGACCGTCGGCGACAACACCCTCCGCGCCTGGGTCCTCTCCACGATCAGCAAGACGCACCTGTGGGAGCGGCGGTTCGAAGACGCGGCCAACGCCGCCGTGCGCGGCTACGGCCATGCCGCCGAGGGCAGCGCGGCAGTCATGCTGGCGTGCCAGGAAGCGGACGCGTGGGCGGAGATCGGCGCCGTCGAGCCGGCCCGGGCAGCACTGCAACGCGCCGAAGAGGCCCGCCAACATGCCAGCCGCGACCCGGTGGGTGGCCTACTCGCCTGCGGCACGGTGCGCCAACACAACTACGCTGGATCAGTACTGCTCCGCATCGGCGAGGCCGCCAACGCCATCGAACACGCCGAGCACGCACTGACCGAAGCCGCCGCAGACCCCTCGGTCGCGTACGGCACGCTCGCCCAAATCCGCATCTGGGCCGCCGCAGCACATCTCAAAGCCGGCAGCATCGACGGCGCGGTCTCGGTCCTGTCGCCGGTGCTGGCTCTACCACCCGAGCAGCGGCTCGACCCGCTGGTGCACCGCCTACGGGGCGTCGGGCGCAACATCGCCGGCAACCCGTCACTGCGCGCGAGCATCGAGGCCCGCAGTGTCCAAGCAGCCATCACCGAGTTCTGCGCCACCGGCGCCGCCCGGCAACTTCCATGA
- a CDS encoding glycosyltransferase family 9 protein, producing the protein MTLTEEPVCHRGGRYVVRREQAPLGRLLPYRRANGETPPRRARLDAVREIGWRVDFGSRGLGDLLLGLAMAQALHDATHDQFGALEYVGSRADLIARCTLPVTVTGGDGHQLGTLGSEDTLQFNAVPESPPTLLDLIDADIVEVHAALPMRYYLDVEQALGVRLPASDDPSPRFRSSVAAPKPLHVIFVATTSRPDRKDYGIDKFGALAERLSARHSGAWRFSLVTPPGHQPPASVGQIEVLHGPTAVECIDLFAAAELVIGNDTGLTHLAALTIRGDGTQPQVVGLYGRHGYAKWITGSAGHHAVATPFSHLMSVADACPVRDRYDDTLWSTASDLRAIPAKVIADFAGQCAGWWTR; encoded by the coding sequence GTGACCCTCACCGAGGAACCGGTGTGCCACCGTGGCGGACGGTACGTCGTCCGACGTGAACAGGCGCCGCTCGGCCGGCTCCTGCCGTATCGCCGGGCCAACGGAGAAACCCCACCCCGGCGGGCACGCCTCGACGCGGTTCGGGAAATCGGGTGGCGCGTCGACTTCGGCTCTCGCGGACTCGGCGACCTGCTACTCGGCCTCGCCATGGCACAGGCGCTTCACGACGCCACACACGACCAATTCGGCGCCCTGGAGTACGTCGGCAGCCGGGCGGACCTGATCGCCCGGTGCACCCTTCCAGTCACGGTCACTGGCGGCGACGGGCACCAACTGGGCACGCTCGGCAGCGAAGACACCTTGCAGTTCAACGCGGTACCGGAATCGCCTCCAACACTGCTCGACCTCATCGACGCCGACATTGTCGAGGTCCATGCTGCGCTGCCGATGCGCTACTACCTCGACGTCGAGCAAGCCCTCGGAGTCAGGCTCCCCGCATCCGATGACCCGTCCCCCAGGTTCCGGTCGTCGGTCGCAGCGCCGAAGCCCCTCCACGTGATCTTCGTGGCCACGACGAGTCGCCCCGACCGCAAGGACTACGGCATCGACAAATTCGGCGCGCTCGCCGAACGCCTGTCGGCCCGCCACTCGGGCGCCTGGCGCTTCAGCCTGGTGACACCACCGGGCCACCAGCCACCGGCATCCGTCGGGCAGATCGAGGTACTTCACGGACCAACGGCGGTCGAGTGCATTGATCTGTTCGCCGCCGCCGAACTGGTCATCGGCAACGACACCGGCCTGACCCATCTCGCCGCGCTGACCATCCGAGGGGACGGCACCCAGCCGCAGGTGGTCGGCCTCTACGGACGGCACGGCTACGCCAAGTGGATCACCGGATCAGCAGGGCACCACGCGGTGGCCACCCCGTTCTCGCACCTGATGTCGGTCGCCGACGCGTGTCCCGTGCGGGACCGCTACGACGACACTCTCTGGTCCACCGCGAGCGACCTTCGCGCCATCCCCGCCAAGGTCATAGCCGACTTCGCGGGGCAGTGCGCGGGCTGGTGGACTCGATGA
- a CDS encoding GPP34 family phosphoprotein, whose protein sequence is MTASIPQLSLRDELFLLGHHDDTGQPHVHRQALALGMAGAVLIDLFLAGLVTLGSYDDHPASDRWLRLNSDQPVGDLIADTALAAIHHSRTTPTVKAFLRSFADDLYERTRAGLVAAGILRHTARRRLGGLVRADAYLATDTKWAVVARARLRYLAAGREQPDNHTAALAGLVAVLGLADHLYLDDDTTTLTAHLKTIAAQHHRPVREITAAVDAAVGDLATAAYR, encoded by the coding sequence ATGACCGCGTCGATACCCCAGCTGTCGCTGCGCGACGAGCTGTTCCTGCTCGGGCACCACGACGACACCGGCCAGCCGCACGTGCACCGCCAAGCCTTGGCCCTCGGCATGGCCGGCGCAGTGCTGATCGACCTGTTCCTAGCTGGACTGGTCACCCTCGGCTCCTACGACGACCACCCGGCCTCCGACCGGTGGCTACGCCTGAACTCCGACCAGCCGGTCGGTGACCTGATCGCCGACACCGCCCTCGCCGCGATCCACCACTCCCGGACCACCCCGACCGTGAAGGCGTTCCTGCGTAGCTTCGCCGACGACCTGTACGAACGCACCCGCGCCGGACTCGTCGCCGCCGGCATCCTGCGCCACACCGCCCGCCGCCGCCTCGGCGGCCTGGTCCGCGCCGACGCCTACCTCGCCACCGACACCAAATGGGCCGTCGTCGCCCGCGCCCGCCTGCGCTACCTCGCCGCCGGCCGCGAACAACCGGACAACCACACCGCCGCCCTCGCCGGACTCGTCGCCGTCCTCGGCCTCGCCGACCACCTCTACCTCGACGACGACACCACCACCCTCACCGCCCACCTGAAAACCATCGCCGCCCAACACCACCGCCCCGTCCGGGAGATCACCGCCGCGGTCGACGCCGCGGTCGGTGACCTCGCCACCGCCGCCTACCGATAG
- a CDS encoding GNAT family N-acetyltransferase, protein MIADALHPSPFAGWLVPDAAQRRRVMTEVVAVWVEHAMFFGDVHLTDDLTATIVGFHRYRPIPPPANYPTRLMEATGSHAERFTALEGLIAQQQPTEPHYHLALLAVSPTRQKTGYGSALLSHHRARLDRIDLPSWTTVPAEMEHLLARYGYTHRPLLTLPNGPSLRPMRRNPHHASSPMPINPARPASNHWHDQHA, encoded by the coding sequence TTGATCGCCGACGCCCTGCACCCCAGCCCGTTCGCCGGCTGGCTGGTGCCGGACGCGGCCCAGCGCCGCCGGGTGATGACCGAGGTCGTCGCGGTGTGGGTGGAGCACGCGATGTTCTTCGGCGACGTGCACCTCACCGACGACCTCACCGCCACCATCGTCGGCTTCCACCGCTACCGGCCGATCCCGCCACCGGCCAACTACCCGACCCGCCTCATGGAGGCCACCGGGTCACACGCTGAGCGCTTCACTGCCCTTGAGGGCCTGATCGCCCAGCAGCAGCCCACCGAACCGCACTACCACTTGGCGCTCCTCGCGGTATCCCCAACCCGGCAGAAGACCGGCTACGGCAGCGCCCTGCTCAGCCATCACCGCGCCCGTCTCGATCGCATCGACCTGCCCTCCTGGACCACCGTCCCCGCCGAAATGGAGCACCTGCTCGCCCGCTACGGGTACACGCACCGCCCGCTCCTCACCCTGCCAAACGGACCAAGCCTGCGACCCATGCGCCGCAACCCCCACCACGCCAGCAGCCCCATGCCGATCAACCCCGCCCGCCCAGCCAGCAATCACTGGCATGACCAGCACGCCTAA
- a CDS encoding 2'-5' RNA ligase family protein, with protein sequence MAVPHATNIRNHWYWRPGWGIGSRFYTWHITFNGQPEVEKLADQYRSLLSSQPSLDVIPNRWLHLTMQGIGFVQDVATDDVDAIVAAATDRCSRLSPFKLTIGTPHVDPESIQIAVDPIEPVRQLRAAIRAAIADVWGQDRVPEAAEPYNPHLSLAYTNTDGPAAPLIEALSAAPKISADALITSCQLIVLNRDEGMYVWEPYATVELGS encoded by the coding sequence ATGGCAGTCCCGCACGCCACCAATATCCGTAACCACTGGTACTGGCGACCGGGTTGGGGAATCGGCTCCCGCTTCTACACCTGGCACATCACCTTCAACGGGCAACCCGAAGTCGAGAAGCTCGCTGACCAGTACCGGTCCCTACTATCTTCGCAGCCCAGCCTCGACGTCATTCCGAACCGATGGCTTCACCTCACCATGCAGGGCATCGGCTTCGTCCAAGATGTCGCCACCGACGACGTCGACGCCATCGTGGCTGCCGCCACTGACCGGTGCTCGCGCCTGTCACCCTTCAAACTCACCATCGGCACCCCCCACGTCGATCCCGAGTCCATCCAGATCGCTGTCGACCCAATCGAGCCCGTGCGGCAACTACGCGCCGCCATTCGTGCCGCCATCGCCGACGTCTGGGGGCAGGACCGCGTACCCGAGGCCGCCGAGCCCTACAACCCTCACCTCAGCCTGGCCTACACCAACACCGACGGTCCCGCAGCGCCGCTCATCGAGGCCCTCTCCGCCGCCCCGAAGATCAGCGCCGACGCGCTGATCACCTCGTGTCAGCTCATTGTCCTCAACCGGGACGAGGGCATGTACGTGTGGGAACCGTACGCCACGGTAGAACTCGGTTCCTGA
- a CDS encoding DUF4254 domain-containing protein — MPLHAASRLASHHREQWAAETISRDSAADDHVVAAAKRSIDRLNATRVALVGEIDSWVEHVIRPPGGAPLHTETIGSVIDRLAIAWVRWRQFSETAQLDPSDVDPSLALQQFTELTEAFDTLVLDIHEGRRRIPHWRTLKSYREPR, encoded by the coding sequence GTGCCCCTTCACGCGGCGTCCCGGCTCGCCTCGCACCACCGCGAACAATGGGCGGCGGAGACGATCTCCCGCGACTCGGCTGCTGACGACCACGTGGTGGCTGCTGCCAAGAGATCGATCGATCGTCTCAACGCCACTCGCGTCGCTCTGGTTGGGGAGATCGACTCCTGGGTCGAGCATGTGATCAGGCCGCCGGGCGGGGCACCGTTGCACACCGAGACGATCGGCTCCGTGATTGACCGCCTGGCCATCGCATGGGTTCGGTGGAGGCAATTCTCGGAGACCGCCCAGCTGGACCCGAGCGACGTCGATCCTTCACTGGCGCTCCAGCAGTTCACCGAGCTCACCGAAGCCTTCGACACCCTTGTGCTCGACATCCATGAAGGTCGCCGCCGCATTCCTCACTGGCGCACGCTCAAGAGCTATCGGGAGCCGCGATGA
- a CDS encoding SDR family NAD(P)-dependent oxidoreductase encodes MNRPIAVITGAGTGIGAAIAARLSAAFDLVLTHLHDDTNLDAVVEAAHRHGAQTHTVTGDLTAADTQTALRTTVEQHATQLAVLISNAGAYPRIPWSRTDLNILRDQLELNLVTHAAAIRAATPAFVANDYGRVIVVSSVMTQLGRVDLAGYIAAKSGLEGLVRALARELGPHNITVNTVRPGSIEVPAEHSVVPDHEAMVRRQLDRQCIKRRGQPSDVAAAIAFLATPEAGFITGQAINVDGGWHLS; translated from the coding sequence ATGAATCGCCCCATCGCGGTCATCACCGGAGCAGGCACCGGCATCGGAGCGGCCATCGCCGCCCGGCTGTCAGCCGCCTTCGACCTCGTCCTGACCCACCTGCACGACGACACCAACCTCGACGCGGTCGTCGAGGCCGCCCACCGCCACGGCGCACAGACCCACACCGTCACCGGCGACCTGACCGCCGCTGACACCCAGACCGCACTCCGTACCACCGTCGAGCAACACGCCACCCAACTCGCAGTCCTGATCAGCAACGCCGGCGCATACCCACGCATCCCGTGGAGCCGGACGGACCTCAACATCCTTCGCGACCAGCTCGAACTCAACCTCGTCACGCACGCCGCCGCGATCCGCGCCGCCACACCAGCCTTCGTCGCCAACGACTACGGCCGAGTCATCGTCGTCTCCTCAGTCATGACCCAGCTCGGACGCGTGGACCTCGCCGGCTACATCGCCGCGAAAAGCGGCCTGGAAGGACTCGTCCGCGCGCTCGCCCGCGAACTCGGCCCCCACAACATCACCGTCAACACCGTGCGGCCCGGCTCGATCGAGGTCCCTGCAGAGCACAGCGTCGTACCCGATCACGAGGCCATGGTCCGACGCCAGCTCGACCGACAGTGCATCAAGCGACGGGGTCAACCCTCGGACGTCGCCGCCGCCATCGCCTTCCTGGCCACCCCAGAAGCGGGATTTATCACCGGCCAAGCGATCAACGTTGACGGCGGTTGGCACCTGTCATGA
- a CDS encoding acetamidase/formamidase family protein, translated as MSPFTYRPARDELAYTFGGRLPVAHVRSGDVITVHTEDCFGGLVRGPADLPSQVCQMPYLNPVSGPFFVEDAEPGDTLAVHLLSIEPAHDWGVSATFPYFGALTSTSHTATLQPPLEERVWVYGVDRQAGVVRYRATASDHLVELPLDPMIGTIGVAPGGMESRSTIVPDYYGGNLDTPELRAGTTLYLGVNVHGAMLALGDGHARQGHGEACGVGVEIATVTTLAIEVIKGAGTAWPRLETDTEIMSVGCARPLEDAYRMAHQDLTAWTVDLCGLQTLDAYQLISQAGRAPIGNVCDPNYTVLAAIDKALLPQPQPAYRDAHARLRDIAAVQE; from the coding sequence ATGAGCCCTTTCACCTACCGACCCGCCCGCGACGAGTTGGCCTACACCTTCGGTGGACGCCTGCCCGTGGCGCACGTCCGCTCCGGCGACGTGATCACCGTGCACACCGAGGATTGCTTCGGCGGCCTCGTACGGGGACCTGCGGACCTGCCGTCGCAGGTCTGCCAGATGCCGTATCTGAACCCGGTGTCGGGGCCGTTCTTCGTCGAGGACGCCGAGCCCGGCGACACCCTCGCCGTGCACCTCCTGTCGATCGAACCGGCCCACGACTGGGGCGTATCGGCGACGTTCCCGTACTTCGGGGCACTCACGTCGACCTCGCACACGGCCACCCTGCAGCCGCCGCTGGAGGAGCGGGTGTGGGTGTACGGCGTCGACCGGCAGGCGGGTGTTGTCCGGTATCGGGCCACCGCGAGTGATCACCTGGTCGAGCTGCCGCTGGATCCGATGATCGGCACGATCGGCGTCGCCCCAGGTGGCATGGAGTCCCGGTCCACGATCGTCCCCGACTACTACGGCGGGAACCTCGACACACCGGAACTGCGCGCCGGGACCACCCTGTATCTCGGGGTGAACGTGCACGGAGCGATGCTCGCCCTCGGCGACGGACACGCCCGCCAGGGCCACGGCGAAGCGTGCGGGGTTGGCGTGGAGATCGCCACCGTCACCACACTCGCGATCGAGGTGATCAAGGGTGCCGGCACCGCCTGGCCGCGCCTGGAAACCGACACCGAGATCATGTCGGTCGGCTGCGCCCGCCCGCTGGAGGACGCCTACCGCATGGCTCATCAGGACCTCACCGCCTGGACCGTCGACCTGTGCGGCCTGCAGACCCTGGACGCCTATCAGCTCATCTCGCAGGCCGGGCGGGCACCCATCGGCAACGTCTGCGACCCCAACTACACCGTCCTGGCCGCCATCGACAAAGCGCTGCTTCCGCAGCCGCAGCCCGCCTACCGCGACGCGCACGCCCGGCTGCGGGACATTGCCGCAGTTCAGGAATAG
- a CDS encoding replication-relaxation family protein, which yields MGKHLPTADPLLRLQASITARDDRLLGWLYDHGVLTTDQIAAALFPSLDFTQRRLRRLTALRAVDRFRPNKADGGSHPYHYVLDQLGYDHVHVQRGLPRGRRDQARRRKQSLTSRPDLPHLLGGNQVFIDLAAHTRTHPDTELVRWQPASAYHEPGTLYREGGDPQIIIAGATGFPRPDGAGVWTEGGRSVPFFLEYDTGGENLQVLIDKVIKYERLYKMSTWAWPVLFHLPSARREANLHHRLAAVPDLTTVIVTTTAELRTALAASPAHQIWQLPGRRGRHCLIDLPYTDAHHDEEYRSRDRPAPDERVA from the coding sequence ATGGGTAAACACCTACCGACTGCGGATCCGCTGCTTCGCCTGCAGGCCAGCATCACCGCCCGCGACGACCGGCTGCTGGGCTGGCTCTACGACCACGGCGTGCTCACCACCGACCAGATCGCCGCCGCCCTGTTCCCGTCCCTGGACTTCACCCAACGCCGCCTACGCCGCCTCACCGCCCTGCGGGCGGTCGACCGGTTCCGACCCAACAAAGCCGACGGAGGCTCCCACCCCTACCACTACGTCCTGGACCAACTCGGCTACGACCACGTTCACGTCCAACGCGGACTCCCACGAGGCCGCCGGGACCAGGCCCGCCGCCGCAAACAATCGCTGACCTCCCGGCCGGACCTGCCGCACTTGCTCGGCGGCAACCAGGTCTTCATCGACCTCGCCGCCCACACTCGCACCCACCCCGACACCGAGCTGGTCCGCTGGCAGCCCGCATCCGCCTACCACGAACCGGGCACTCTCTACCGCGAAGGCGGCGACCCGCAGATCATCATCGCGGGAGCGACCGGCTTCCCTCGCCCGGACGGCGCCGGGGTGTGGACCGAGGGCGGACGGTCCGTGCCGTTCTTCCTCGAGTACGACACCGGTGGGGAAAACCTGCAGGTCCTCATCGACAAGGTCATCAAGTACGAGCGGCTTTACAAGATGAGCACCTGGGCATGGCCGGTGCTGTTCCATCTCCCCTCCGCACGAAGGGAGGCGAACCTGCACCACCGCCTCGCCGCCGTCCCCGACCTGACAACGGTCATCGTCACCACCACCGCCGAACTACGCACCGCACTCGCCGCCAGCCCCGCCCACCAGATCTGGCAGCTACCCGGCCGCAGGGGCCGGCACTGCCTCATCGACCTGCCCTACACCGACGCGCACCACGATGAGGAATACCGCAGCCGAGACCGGCCCGCCCCAGATGAGCGGGTGGCCTGA
- a CDS encoding phosphoribosyltransferase, producing MTTAFDEVLHADRVTRLGVGDTARPIRVVHGLDGIRTDVAAEQVLATGRSLWKRWCEHPAYRPHDLLLGLDAGGIVPTIAVAWASGSQYRLAWKVNLDLPGKLVFHEPHARRLEVFAYGDFEGLRVLIVDDEITTGLTLANLVEALRAAGADITGALCLVEDTAGEGRQLLERNGVPLCVLTTL from the coding sequence ATGACCACAGCCTTTGACGAGGTCTTGCACGCCGATCGGGTGACCCGGCTCGGGGTGGGAGACACCGCTCGTCCGATCCGCGTCGTCCACGGCCTTGATGGCATCCGCACCGACGTGGCCGCGGAACAGGTCCTGGCGACGGGACGCAGCTTGTGGAAGCGATGGTGCGAGCACCCGGCGTATCGGCCGCACGATCTTCTCCTGGGCCTGGACGCCGGCGGCATCGTGCCGACAATCGCGGTGGCCTGGGCCAGTGGTAGCCAGTATCGGCTCGCCTGGAAGGTCAACCTCGACCTACCCGGGAAGCTCGTGTTCCACGAGCCGCATGCCCGGCGTCTTGAGGTCTTCGCCTACGGCGACTTCGAAGGACTGCGCGTCCTCATCGTGGACGACGAGATCACCACTGGACTCACTCTGGCCAATCTCGTCGAGGCGCTTCGCGCGGCCGGCGCCGACATCACCGGCGCGCTCTGCCTCGTCGAAGACACCGCTGGCGAGGGCCGACAGCTACTCGAACGCAATGGGGTCCCGCTGTGCGTACTGACAACGCTGTGA
- a CDS encoding APC family permease, translating into MTTSNDLARYGYRQELSRQLRFRDLLAYGLVYMVPIAPMAIFGSVYAGSGGMVALAYVIGVVALVFTAFSYAQMVKAFPMSGSVYNYAGRGISPPVGFLAGWVILLDYVLVPGLLYLVASVAMHSTVPAVPVWLWLLGFVAVNTVVNSVGIRMTAVVTRVMLVGELIVLALFLVVAGWALATGRGRFSWDAFYNADTFTWSLVAGAVSIAVLSFLGFDGISMLAEETRDGARQIGRAMAAVLVLAGVLFIAQTWLAAMLVSNPDGLLAEGDVNGTAFYDAAAVAGGGWLATVCAVATAIAWGLPNSMVAQVATSRLLYAMARDRQLPAFLAKVSVRRSVPINATLLTGVVSLALGLYMATRSDGITLLSSLINFGAMVAFLVLHVSVVVHYLIRRRSGDWFAHLLMPAVGFVILAYVVVNANIAAQRLGLAWLALGVVVLACLYLTGRRPVLSGLAPTQAAGRDMERV; encoded by the coding sequence ATGACAACCTCGAACGACTTGGCCCGCTACGGCTATCGGCAGGAACTCAGCCGCCAGCTGCGGTTTCGGGACCTGTTGGCGTACGGCTTGGTGTACATGGTGCCGATCGCGCCGATGGCGATCTTCGGCAGCGTCTATGCGGGCTCCGGTGGCATGGTGGCCCTCGCCTACGTCATCGGTGTGGTGGCGCTGGTGTTCACCGCGTTCTCGTACGCGCAGATGGTGAAGGCGTTCCCGATGTCGGGCAGTGTCTACAACTACGCGGGTCGGGGGATCAGCCCGCCGGTCGGGTTTCTCGCCGGCTGGGTGATCCTTCTCGACTACGTGCTCGTGCCTGGTCTGTTGTATCTGGTGGCGTCGGTGGCGATGCACTCTACGGTGCCGGCGGTGCCGGTGTGGCTGTGGTTGCTCGGGTTCGTCGCGGTCAACACGGTCGTCAACTCGGTGGGCATCCGCATGACGGCGGTGGTCACTCGGGTGATGCTCGTCGGTGAGTTGATCGTCTTGGCGTTGTTCCTGGTCGTCGCCGGTTGGGCGCTCGCGACGGGTAGGGGCCGGTTCAGTTGGGACGCGTTCTACAACGCCGACACCTTCACCTGGTCCCTGGTGGCGGGGGCGGTGTCGATCGCGGTGCTGTCGTTCCTGGGCTTCGACGGCATCTCCATGTTGGCGGAGGAGACCCGTGACGGCGCCCGGCAGATCGGCCGGGCGATGGCGGCTGTGCTCGTCCTGGCGGGGGTGTTGTTCATCGCGCAGACGTGGCTGGCGGCGATGCTCGTGTCCAACCCCGACGGGCTGCTGGCCGAGGGTGATGTGAACGGCACTGCCTTCTACGACGCCGCCGCGGTGGCCGGCGGGGGCTGGTTGGCGACGGTGTGCGCGGTGGCGACGGCGATCGCGTGGGGTTTGCCGAACTCGATGGTCGCGCAGGTCGCCACGTCGCGGCTGCTGTACGCGATGGCCCGTGATCGGCAGCTCCCGGCGTTCCTGGCGAAGGTGTCGGTGCGCCGCAGCGTGCCGATCAACGCGACCCTGCTCACCGGTGTCGTGTCCCTCGCCCTGGGCTTGTACATGGCCACCCGCTCCGACGGGATCACGCTGTTGTCGTCGCTGATCAACTTCGGGGCGATGGTGGCGTTCCTGGTCCTGCACGTCTCCGTGGTCGTGCACTACCTGATCCGCCGTCGCAGCGGCGACTGGTTCGCGCACCTGCTCATGCCCGCAGTCGGGTTCGTGATCCTCGCCTACGTGGTGGTGAACGCCAACATCGCCGCCCAGCGCCTCGGTCTGGCCTGGCTGGCCCTCGGCGTGGTCGTCCTCGCCTGCCTGTATCTGACTGGCCGCCGGCCGGTGCTGTCCGGCCTGGCCCCCACCCAGGCCGCCGGGCGTGACATGGAGCGGGTGTGA